In a single window of the Rhodamnia argentea isolate NSW1041297 chromosome 2, ASM2092103v1, whole genome shotgun sequence genome:
- the LOC115747878 gene encoding polyadenylate-binding protein RBP47-like, translating into MQSTEDSKQPQPSQQAEQSGGSNQQQRPPKNGGNSNPPPQPLPQQPWVAMQYPPSAAMLMQHPQMLPPPPPPHHQHYAAPHYMAYHQYAPPHQRVHHQPQQQQNGENRTVWVGDLHHWMDESYLHSCFASTGEIASIKVIRNKQTGLSEGYGFVEFFSHGTAEKVLQNYSGIMMPNTEQPFRLNWATFSTGDKRSENAPDLSIFVGDLAADVTDSLLHETFANKYPSVKAAKVVFDANTGRSKGYGFVRFGDESERSQAMSEMNGVYCSSRPMRIGAATPRKSSGYQSQYSSQGGYSSNGASSQSFQSDGDSANTTIFVGGLDPSVNDEDLRQQFSQYGEIVSVKIPSGKGCGFVQFANRSNAEEALQKLNGTVIGKQTVRLSWGRNPANKQFRGDFGNQWGPVYYGGQVYDGYGYGMPPHYDPSMYAAATAYAAYPVYGSHQQQVN; encoded by the exons ATGCAGTCGACCGAGGATTCGAAGCAGCCGCAGCCGTCGCAGCAGGCGGAGCAGAGCGGCGGCAGTAATCAGCAGCAGCGGCCGCCGAAGAACGGCGGCAACAGCAACCCTCCGCCGCAGCCGCTGCCGCAGCAGCCGTGGGTGGCTATGCAGTACCCACCGTCGGCGGCCATGCTAATGCAGCACCCGCAGATGCTgccgccgcccccgccgccgcaCCACCAGCATTACGCGGCGCCGCACTACATGGCGTACCACCAGTACGCGCCGCCGCACCAGCGCGTGCACCACCAGCCCCAGCAGCAGCAGAACGGCGAGAACAGGACGGTCTGGGTCGGCGATTTGCACCACTGGATGGATGAGAGTTATCTCCATAGCTGCTTCGCTTCCACTGGCGAG ATTGCTTCTATCAAAGTTATTCGCAATAAGCAGACAGGTTTGTCTGAAGGATATGGATTTGTTGAATTCTTTTCACATGGTACAGCTGAGAAAGTTCTACAAAATTATTCGGGAATCATGATGCCTAATACTGAACAGCCATTCCGTCTGAATTGGGCAACATTTAGCACGGGCGACAAGCGTTCAGAAAATGCTCCTGATCTGTCTATTTTTGTAGGGGACTTAGCTGCAGATGTTACTGATAGCTTATTGCATGAGACATTTGCTAATAAATACCCGTCAGTTAAAGCTGCCAAAGTTGTTTTTGATGCCAACACTGGCCGTTCAAAAGGCTATGGATTTGTGAGGTTTGGCGATGAAAGTGAAAGGTCGCAGGCCATGTCTGAAATGAATGGTGTATATTGTTCTAGCAGGCCTATGCGCATTGGTGCTGCAACACCCAGAAAGTCATCAGGATATCAGTCGcagtattcttcacaag GTGGATACTCGTCAAATGGTGCCTCATCCCAGAGCTTTCAGTCTGATGGGGACTCTGCAAACACAACA ATATTTGTTGGAGGCCTTGATCCTAGTGTTAATGATGAAGACCTCAGGCAACAATTTTCTCAGTATGGTGAGATAGTGTCCGTTAAAATACCATCTGGGAAAGGCTGTGGGTTTGTACAATTTGCCAACAG AAGTAATGCTGAGGAGGCATTGCAGAAACTGAACGGGACGGTGATAGGTAAGCAAACGGTGCGTCTCTCATGGGGTCGAAATCCAGCCAATAAGCAG TTTAGAGGAGATTTTGGAAATCAATGGGGACCAGTCTACTATGGTGGACAAGTTTATGATGGTTATGGATACGGTATGCCACCACATTACGACCCGAGTATGTATGCTGCAGCCACTGCATATGCAGCTTACCCCGTATACGGCAGTCACCAACAGCAAGTGAACTGA